A single Deltaproteobacteria bacterium DNA region contains:
- a CDS encoding DUF2283 domain-containing protein encodes MKITYDAEVDVLRILFSDSKIEESDEERPGIILDFDKVGNIVGMEILDASKRMENPRAVEYAVAG; translated from the coding sequence TGAGGTAGACGTCCTGCGCATCCTTTTCAGCGATTCGAAGATTGAGGAAAGCGACGAAGAGAGACCAGGCATCATCCTCGATTTCGACAAGGTCGGCAATATCGTGGGGATGGAGATACTGGACGCGTCCAAGCGGATGGAAAACCCAAGGGCTGTGGAATACGCCGTTGCCGGATGA